CGTTCCATGCCGGCCTGTCGCCGATCGAAAAGCGGGCGGCGCTGGCGCGGTTCCGCTCCGGCGAGCCGGTGGTGATCGTGGCGACCATCGCCTTCGGCATGGGGATCGACCGGCCGGACGTGCGCACGGTGGTGCATCTGGACATGCCGTCCTCGCCCGAGGCGTACTACCAGCAGATCGGCCGCGCCGGGCGCGACGGCGAGAAATCCGAGACCGTCCTGCTGTATGGCGGCGACGACATTGCCCGGGCGCGGCACTGGCTGGACCAGTCCAGCGCGCCCGAGGCCCAGAAGCGGATCATGAGCGCGCGGCTGGAGGCGATGATCGCCCTGACCGAGACCACGGGCTGCCGCACCCAGGCGCTGCTGGCCTGTTTCGGTGAGACGCTGGCCACGGCGTGCGGGCATTGCGACAATTGCCGCAATCCCGTCGCCTCGTTCGACGGCACGGTGGACGCGCAGAAGGTCCTGTCCACGATCTATCGCATCGGCCAGAAATTCGGCGCCGTGCATGTGGCCTCGATCCTGCGGGGCAAGACCAGCGACATGGCGGGGCGCTGGGGCCATGACCGGTTGAGCGTGTTCGGCATCGGCAAGGACAAGCCGGAACAGTTCTGGCGCGGCGTCATCCGGCAGTTGATCGCCCGTGGGATCGTGCAGGTTTCCGGTGAATATAACGCCCTGGCGTTGAACGAGGCCACCGCCCGTCCCATCCTGCGAGGGGAGGAAAAGCTGATGCTCCGCGTCGACCCCACCGACGATCTGCGGGCTGCCGGGACCCGGAGCAACCGGGCGGCCGGCGGCGACCGGGCGGCCGTGTCGCTGCCGCCCGAAGCCGAGGGACCGTTCGCCGCCCTGCGCGCCTGGCGCCTGGGCGAGGCGCGCGAACAGGAAATTCCGCCCTACGTGATCTTCCATGACGCGGTGCTGCACGACATCGCGGTGGAACGGCCGGCAACGCTGGACGCGCTGGCGCGGATCAAGGGCGTGGGGGCATCCAAGCTGGATCGCTATGGCGCGGCGGTGCTCCAGGTCCTGGCCGGGGCGGACTAGGGCGATGGCCGGCGTCCCGACCGAGGAACGGCACCGCGAAATCCTGTCCCTGGTGCGGACGCGGGGCTATGTCTCGAACGAGGACCTGGCCCAGCGGCTGCGCGTGGCCGTCCAGACCATCCGGCGCGATGTCAACCACCTGGCCGGATGCGGGCTGCTGACGCGCCATCACGGCGGCGCGGGCCTGGTCTCGTCGATCGAAAACATCGCCTATGCGGAACGGCAGATCCTCAACCGCCGGGAAAAGGAAGCGATCGGCCAGGTGGCGGCGCGGGAAATTCCCGACAATTCCTCGCTGTTCATCAATATCGGCACGACGACCGAGGCGTTCGCGCGGGCGCTGCGCCACCACCGGGCGCTGCGGATCATCACCAACAACCTGCATGTGGCGTCCACCCTGGCGCCGCAATCCGATTTCCGCGTCGTGATCGCCGGCGGGACGGTGCGCTCGCATGACGGCGGCATCACGGGGCCCACCGCGACCGCGCTGATCGACCAGTATCGCGCCGATTTCGGCGTGATCGGCATCAGCGGGATCGAAGAGGATGGCACGCTGCTGGATTTCGACCTGGACGAGATCGACCTGGCGCAGGCCATCATGCGCAACGCCCGCACGATTTTCCTGCTGGCCGACCATACCAAGTTCGGGCGCCGGCCGATGGGGCGGGTGGGCCACCTGTCGGACGTGCAGGCGCTGTTCACCGACCGCGCGCCGCCCCCGGCGGTGCGCGCGATCCTGGACGCGCATCGGGTCGCCCTGCATATCGCCGAGTCCTGAGCGAAAACCCTCGTTCCAAAACGAACATTTCTGCTGCTGCCTGCCGCTGAAACTGCGCAAATTGTCACAAAAACGTGCCTTGTCCCGCTATGAGAGAGGCTTGAAGACCCCTACGATGTTCGTTTACGAACATCGTAGGGAGGAAACGAGCATGCTGTCCGAAGCATCGAACGGGGGCGAACCGGCGCGGCCCCCTTATGACCTGCTGATCGTGGGGGGTGGCATCAACGGTGCCGGGATCGCGCGGGATGCCGTGGGACGGGGCGCGTCGGTGCTGCTGGTGGAACAGCACGACCTGGCCAGCCATACCTCGTCGGCCAGCACCAAGCTGATCCATGGCGGCCTGCGCTATCTGGAATATTACGAATTCCGCCTGGTGCGCGAAGCGCTGATCGAGCGCGAGCGGCTGCTGCGCATCGCGCCGCACATCATCTGGCCGCTGTCGTTCGTGCTGCCGCATTCGCGGCTGGTGCGGCCGGCGTGGATGCTGCGGCTGGGCCTGTTCCTCTACGACCATCTGGGGGGCAGGATGACCCTGCCGCGCTCGCGCGGCGTGCGGCTGGACCGCGATCCGCTGGGGGTGCCGTTGCAGCCGGCCTTCAAGCGGGGATTCGTCTATTCCGACGGCTGGGTGCAGGACAGCCGGCTGGTGGTGCTGAACGCGATGGATGCCCGGACGCGCGGCGCGGACATCCGCACCCGCACCACGCTGGTCGATGCCCGGCGCGTGGACGGTTTGTGGCAGGCCACGCTGGCCGATGCGGCGGGCGGGACCCGCACGGTCCGGGCACGGGCCCTGGTCAACGCTGCCGGGCCCTGGGTGGGCAGCATGCTGCGCGACCGGCTGGGCATCGCCACCACGAAGCAGGTGCGGCTGGTCAAGGGCAGCCATATCGTGGTGCCGCGCCAGTTCGAAGG
This genomic stretch from Gluconacetobacter diazotrophicus PA1 5 harbors:
- the recQ gene encoding DNA helicase RecQ; protein product: MTDHYPGDTLQAEPPGDAPRAILSRVFGFPDFRGLQEQAVGEVMAGRDCLVLMPTGGGKSICYQVPALSRPGTGLVISPLIALMDDQVAALRQVGVNAGALHSELEPEDAARIRADLVAGRLDILYVSPERLLSPGMLDRLSRLTLSVIAIDEAHCISAWGHEFRPEYRALARLPEHFPGVPRIALTATADPRTQADILDALAMPDARVLRASFHRPNLDIAVRPKISEMRQVLDVLGRHAGEAAIVYCGSRNKTERVARSLRERDWPALPFHAGLSPIEKRAALARFRSGEPVVIVATIAFGMGIDRPDVRTVVHLDMPSSPEAYYQQIGRAGRDGEKSETVLLYGGDDIARARHWLDQSSAPEAQKRIMSARLEAMIALTETTGCRTQALLACFGETLATACGHCDNCRNPVASFDGTVDAQKVLSTIYRIGQKFGAVHVASILRGKTSDMAGRWGHDRLSVFGIGKDKPEQFWRGVIRQLIARGIVQVSGEYNALALNEATARPILRGEEKLMLRVDPTDDLRAAGTRSNRAAGGDRAAVSLPPEAEGPFAALRAWRLGEAREQEIPPYVIFHDAVLHDIAVERPATLDALARIKGVGASKLDRYGAAVLQVLAGAD
- a CDS encoding DeoR/GlpR family DNA-binding transcription regulator; protein product: MAGVPTEERHREILSLVRTRGYVSNEDLAQRLRVAVQTIRRDVNHLAGCGLLTRHHGGAGLVSSIENIAYAERQILNRREKEAIGQVAAREIPDNSSLFINIGTTTEAFARALRHHRALRIITNNLHVASTLAPQSDFRVVIAGGTVRSHDGGITGPTATALIDQYRADFGVIGISGIEEDGTLLDFDLDEIDLAQAIMRNARTIFLLADHTKFGRRPMGRVGHLSDVQALFTDRAPPPAVRAILDAHRVALHIAES